The Anas platyrhynchos isolate ZD024472 breed Pekin duck chromosome 1, IASCAAS_PekinDuck_T2T, whole genome shotgun sequence genomic sequence CTTttaatgtatgtatttaatttatgcAAAGTTGAAATGAGGTGTCTAGTTCATTACAAAATAAGGATATAATTCAATGACTCTGATTTTACTTACGCTGTTGTATTAATGTGGTTAATTTACTTATGTAATTTGCATTTTGGGCGCTTCCAGTCAGAGCAGATTTCCACCTGTAATAATTTTCCCACTTATCCTTACCTATCCTTGTAGATGCTGCTGTTAAAACTTTGCAcgttttcattttcaattttcaaTGAACTTTTCTAACTCCAGCTTAGAAATAAGGAGCTTTAACCCAAGTCACCCACCTAGGTCACTGTGTATCCGTGCGGCTCATGGTTGCCTGTGGCATCCcaaggctctgcctccctgaaTACCGTGGAGTGCTGCACTGCTGAATCGTCACCTTTCTGCAAGCAGCGTCAAAatttacttttccttctttttcttcctaaaattgTTAACTCCACGTCTAGTGACTTCCCTCCGTAGGATTCACCAGGATGGCTACTGCTCCACACAGAAGGGCTGAGGTCATGCTGAAGACCCGCTGTTTTCCTGCCTGCTTTACCTCCAGGTCCTTCACGTCTTTGTTATCCTTTCCAAAACTGCTTCGTTGGAACCTTGACAATCCTTTTAACCTCTGTGTAAGtgcttgatttcctttttttttccaggccaCTGCCCAATCTCCTTGTCCTATGTTAACATGTTTGTCCTAAACATAGGTCAGCTCTTGGTGTGATGACTAAATGCACCTTtttgctcttcttcctcccatTTCTATGGGAAATACAAGCTGGACAAATGTCGGGGCAGTACTCCAGGCAGGCCAATACTCTGATTTAAAAGGGAGGAAGTCCTGCCCCTGCTGAATTAAAGGGCAATCAGAATTGGAGTCAGCATCATCAGAGATCGCATGGAAAGTGTTATCTTCAATTCCCCAGCTCTGAAATGTGGCAAATACTATGGGAAACAGTCAGTTTTGGCCCAAGTCACCCCACTGCAATCCCATATCTCTGAGCAGAGTGTTATGGGTTGTAATGGGGGAATTGCATCTGCCATTTACAGgtcaatggaaaaaataaaaaagggaagaaagaaaaaaagaagtaaaaccagagaaaaacaatttctccttctctttatCTGCTTAGATAACCGCTATCGCACCGAGTATATCTCAAGCCCTAAAGGCACTCTGCAAAATGCGTAATTCTGCCAATCTACGGAGGTGGCCAAGAGAAAGTAGAAGGGCATTTGATAGGAGCCAACTTTCCTGCGGCAGCCTGGCCACCCAGTCGTTATCAGCACTGCTTATAAAGAACTGTATCTGCTGCGGGTTAATAGCCGTGGGCAGGGGCTTTCACTGGTCTAGGAAGTAATCTCGTTGACcttcagcagagcagaaggTATAAAAAACAAAGGAGTTCCCTTAGGCAACTGTTTGGGTGTCCCTTGTGTTTCTCAGCTTCTGAGGAGGACGTGTTTGGGGGAAATTCGGTGACAAAATGGCAACTTTAAACGAAAAGAAGACCTGCAGCGAACGGATGGAGAATTTCCGTCGTTTTGTCTGGAATCCCGAAACGAAGCTGTTCATGGGAAGGACCTTGATTAACTGGGGTACGTTCCCACGCACAGGGGTCTCCTCTTCCTTCAGTACCCTTAGAAACCTTGCAGGGGGAGGGAGCGTTGTCCTGATAAATGGAATATAATGTGTTGATGGATAGATCATTTTCCTAATTGTTGCAAACATCAATTCTCATATATGCTTGGGCTGGCTGGTGCTAACGCCATGGCAGCAGCTTCTTCTCCAAGCCTAGCTGGGGAACtgtgagaaaatgttttttgtccAGTTCTCTGGaaacatattttgcttttctgaattttccttCTAAATTATTGTCTGTTTAGTAAACCTCTGCTATCATAGCAGGCTAATGTATATTTCAGCTGAGTCTCCCTCTCCACAGCCAAACTTGTGTCTGCAACAACAATGTGTTTTATGAGCTATGTTTTGAAAATGCAGCTCTGAACACTTCAAAGAGGGTCCCTGCTCTTCCCACAGACCCTAAGGGTAGCTGCAAGCTCCCAgaaggtttttattattattattattttttttttctggtgggaAACTTGTGAGTGCAGCTTATGGGCCATTCTTGAGAACAAAAATCAGACCAAAATGTCAACCTTTCCTATTTGTGTCTACATTACACACACAGATACGGAAACAGAGCATTATCCTAAGTCTTATGCAGTAATGAAATGGCAAGACGCTGCGTTTTGCTGAAGGTGGTTTTGGATGTCAGAGGCGATACAGGTCTCAAATCAGCACACCTGAAATACTGCACTCCCTGATCCAAACAACACAAGCAGCAGCTTGTCTTTGCTGATGAAACACATCAGCCTTTTCGCTTAGTCTGTGCATTATAAGGAGCTGAATGCTCTACAGGGAGAATTTCACTTCCTTTTTCCCCCAGTGTGGATCAGCCTCTACTACCTGGCCTTCTACGTGGTGATGACCGGGCTGTTCGCGCTCTCCATATACTCCTTAATGAGAACGGTGAACCCGTACGAGCCAGATTATCAAGACCAGCTGAAGTCCCCAGGTACAGCTGCTGCCCAAACCATCCCCGCAACACTTAACCTCATCCTGAAAACACTTtaccaacttaaaaaaaatgtaataaatcaGTGCGTTTAGTTCCTTTATGCATGCCATGCTGTTGAGACCATCAGTGCCCGAGCACAGCAGTCACCTACAAGTGGAGAAGCCCTTGGGGAAGGGCTTGGCCCCAGGGGAAACctggctccagctccagccccaagCACCAGGAGGGTCTAGGGGTGTCCTGGGAGATAGGGAGGCCAGGCACGAAGGCTGTTGTCAATTTAAGCAAACTAATGGGTGCCCGGCACCTctgctgctttgccttcccttaCGAAGGTGTAACGTTACGCCCGGACGTGTATGGGGACAGAGGACTACAGATCTACTACAACACATCGGAAAACAAAACCTGGGAGCGACTGGTGACAACCCTTCAGACCTTTCTGACAGGTAAAAGAAGTGGTGAAGTTTCCTGCATCACGTTGAAGAAACGTGCTGTCACATCTCCCTTATCACACCCCAGTGCCTGTATCTCCCTCATCACATCCCTTCTCCCTGTAGAAGCTGCAGCCTGATTTTGGGATGTGTAACTTCTTCAGGGAGgaatgtttctttcttctttcacgAATCTAGCCTATACCCCTGCTGCTCAGCATCTGAACATCAACTGCACAGGTGACAAGTACTTCATCCAGGACACCTTTGATGGGCCAAATAACACAAAGCTATCCTGCAAATTTACATCAGATATGCTTCAGAACTGCTCTGGCATTGCAGATCCTACTTTTGGATTTCCAGAAGGCAAACCTTGctttattataaaaatgaaCAGGGTAAGTACAGCCTCGGACTGCACAGAAGAAACGATTAGTTGAGAGTCACCAGGTCTCATGATTCTCCACTGGGGAGCTGCTCTATAGCCTGCTGCCCCAGTGGTTCTCTCCTGCAATACACAGATCCTGTGGCTTCAGTTACAGAGTGAAGATGGAGCCATAAATAAAGTGATTTCAGAGATGTGCTTCTTGCACACCTTATTTCTCCAACCTGCAAGGAAAATCTTTTTCCCCAAGGAAAATTTTTGCTTGCTGCATGCCAGCCAGGGCAGGAGAAATACATGTTTGCAGTGCTCAAGGGACTTTACTTCCTTTTGCTCATGCTGCCACAGGGCACGACCCTACTATTTTGACAGGATCAAATGGACTCGAGAGTTTCTGTTCAAGCCAAGGCTTCCTAGTAAGAGATAATGACAGGCACAGCTTCTTTGTAATTTTCACCCAACTACCTGCTTTAAGGGACACCCGACTGCCTGGATTTCGGAAAGAGCAACCCTTGCATGCAGGCAATGAGCTGGACTTGCCAGGAGGTGCAGCACGACACAACCTGGGTGTGTTAAAGCACTGACCAGCCCAGAATGCACTGTCCTGAGTCCTAAATATCAACCCAACAAGTTTTTTCCATGCCAGGTACCTCAAATGAGCCAATCAGTTTGTCAGTGCCTTGTGCAGAAACACATTAAGCAGCACCTGAAGCTCAGTTAACCATTTGTTCACTTCTCCCTCTCGAAACAAATTCCAAGATAACCAAACATGTGCTTTCTGTTTCAGATTATCAAGTTTTACCCCGGTAATGGCACTGCACCAAGAGTGGACTGCACATACGTGGTAAGTGCGTAAGGCCTGGGCTCAAAGGCTTCCAGCACTGCAGGTCTGAGGGCAAGCTGTAACAGAAAGGTCACCCTGCACCTCTGGAAATCGGGTCATTCTGGCAAAGCGCAGTAGGAATGTTCTTAGTGCTGGGCAATTTCTGGCACCAGCAGGCATCCTAAGAacataaaaaaaggaaaaaaaaatctttaaaccacctaaaattgtttttccatgctgcaggaaaaacacaaaaacttttgctatttgttttcctctcccagtAGTGAAGCTTATGAATCAGAGCAAGTCCTGCAGGCTTTCTGCAAATTTCAGCAGATCCTAATTCATTGAGTTCCCAACTGCTACAAAAGACCACTTGGCTGTTTCTCTTGGCAATAGAAACAGCAGGAGATTTccacttttatttgaaaaataaaattggcaCTAAACAGACTGCTGAACTCGCGTTTTAATACACACTCTGCAGCTTTTAACAGCAATAAAACATTTGCACAGGGCTGGCCAACAAATCCCCTCTTGCTTTCACAGGGCGATGAGTCTCGCCCGCTGGAGGTGGACTACTACCCAGCGAATGGCACCTTCAACCTGCACTACTTCCCTTACTACGGAAAAAAGGCACAGGTGGGTGCTCATTTACGTCAGCTTGGGTTTTCTTCATCTGTGAATCAGATGAAATGCCCATCTGATCATTTCTGTGATCTTACGTGAACTGGAGAGAAGGTTAATTTCGAGAGTTTATTTTGAAACCAATAACGTAAAATTAAAGTAcccattgttgttttttttttctcctagccTACTTACAGCAATCCTCTGGTAGCTGTGAAATTTCTCAACCTTACAAGGAACGTAGAACTCAAAATAGTGTGCAAAATCATTGGAGCTGGGATTACCTTTGATAATGTTCATGATCCCTACGAAGGAAAAGTGgaatttaaattgaaaatagaagattaagcagcagcagcagagacactTCTGAAAGACATCTGTGAAGAGTGACTTACCTGTTACCGCATTCACTCgtatttattttctatgatTTCCAGATAAATTGACTCAAATTGCAGTGAAAATAGACATTTTCTACTGAAAGGCAACCCATGTAACTAAAAATCAAGATACCACTTTCCGTGTGCGAAGGAGATAGGGATCACCCTGCATGTACATAGCTTGCTTGTGCCTCCGTGCAAATACTTGTGCAAAACAAGTTTCCTCTAAACCCAGCAGGTGTGTCCTCAAAATAAGCACAGGATCAAAACaccattttcatttacttttcaaaCCATAATAAATAATTGATGTAAATACTAAATATTGTAGAAATAATTAGgatagctagaaaaaaaagtttgaaatagCACAATGTAATACAATTCTCAATCTGTCTTGTATAAGATGTTTAAATTATACAGGGGTAAGTAGCAAAATTATCTGTATCcccatacatttttatttttttgtactaGTCAGCTaagccagattttttttaagttgacaAATCAATGGCTGCAAAAGAAGTGAACTTGAAACCGGCCTCCAGGCTACAGCTTTTATTGTACCTACCACTTGTCATTTTTGTCCAACAATAAAAACGCTCGGTAAGACTGTAACACCCAGTTACATCCAGGAGAACTGTATTCATTTAGCTGTTAGGggctgttggttttgtttgcttcccCTCTCCAACCCTCCCAGTAGAATAGCTTTATAGGGCTTGCTGGGTTACCCGGAATAatctggaaaaatgaaaatgttaaaattaaatctttaaatGAATTGAAAACTTGAGAAGTCTAGCCCTAACAAACAATACAAAGACACAGGGCTGCTGTGTCTGTAGAGTATATTTATCTTAGATGAAGCCCAGGTTGCTTCAGCCGAAGAACAAACattacacagaaaagaaatccGACAGAAGAAATCCTTCATTGCCTGGGCACATTAGAAAGATAGGAAAGGTAAAACCTCACCATTACGACAGTGACATTCTGACACCCAGCTCGCAGAAAGAATCCGGTTGAAGGGGAGTATTTCCACTTCAAAACCAGAAGGGTATTTGAGcctattctttaaaaaaaattagcattctgcatttcagaaataataaaatgcacCCTCATATAGGAATTTTTCCCCCGTCTTCTATATTTCAATTTTTACTGCGTCTTTGTCTCTCTTTTAAGAAACTGAATGAAAACCAATTTT encodes the following:
- the ATP4B gene encoding potassium-transporting ATPase subunit beta, with product MATLNEKKTCSERMENFRRFVWNPETKLFMGRTLINWVWISLYYLAFYVVMTGLFALSIYSLMRTVNPYEPDYQDQLKSPGVTLRPDVYGDRGLQIYYNTSENKTWERLVTTLQTFLTAYTPAAQHLNINCTGDKYFIQDTFDGPNNTKLSCKFTSDMLQNCSGIADPTFGFPEGKPCFIIKMNRIIKFYPGNGTAPRVDCTYVGDESRPLEVDYYPANGTFNLHYFPYYGKKAQPTYSNPLVAVKFLNLTRNVELKIVCKIIGAGITFDNVHDPYEGKVEFKLKIED